In one window of Armatimonadota bacterium DNA:
- a CDS encoding OmpH family outer membrane protein produces MDDPRKERELAKQVACLVVALMIAALVAPFALAQEQAPRLGVVDMAKVLEGYTEFQASDAEYKQFLRDRQGQLQQRMSVRLLRDDELKEYQNLTSVVAPTDDQKRRLEELRALAEKRENELNGLSRLPDPTPEEKQRLTELQAVADKADEEISGLQQRLADEINQRNKELSEKLNQKIEAALAAVAREKRVDYILSKDAVLYGGRDLTDEVLAKLNPSA; encoded by the coding sequence ATGGACGACCCACGAAAGGAGAGGGAATTGGCGAAGCAGGTGGCGTGCTTGGTCGTGGCGCTGATGATTGCGGCGCTCGTGGCACCGTTCGCCTTGGCGCAGGAGCAAGCGCCGAGGCTCGGTGTGGTTGACATGGCCAAGGTGCTCGAAGGATACACGGAATTCCAGGCATCGGACGCCGAGTACAAGCAGTTCTTGCGCGACCGGCAGGGGCAACTCCAGCAGCGCATGAGCGTGCGGCTGCTGCGCGACGACGAGTTGAAGGAGTACCAGAACCTGACCAGCGTGGTCGCGCCAACCGACGATCAGAAGCGGCGGCTGGAGGAATTGCGGGCGCTGGCCGAAAAGCGCGAGAACGAACTGAATGGGCTGTCGCGGCTCCCCGACCCGACTCCCGAGGAGAAGCAGCGGTTGACGGAGCTCCAGGCGGTGGCCGATAAGGCCGATGAGGAGATCAGCGGGCTCCAGCAGCGCTTGGCCGACGAGATCAACCAGCGCAACAAGGAACTCTCCGAGAAGCTCAATCAGAAGATTGAGGCCGCGCTGGCGGCGGTCGCCAGAGAGAAGCGGGTGGACTACATTCTGTCCAAGGATGCCGTGCTCTACGGCGGGCGAGACCTCACCGATGAGGTCCTGGCGAAACTGAACCCGAGCGCCTAG
- the lptC gene encoding LPS export ABC transporter periplasmic protein LptC, whose translation MRIALLAAIALTAAAAVAYLWLTASRIAPEPQPRLPVAPEIQVKFDRITVRGRAEGDRYWELEAQSIEMTRDQSLTRLQGLRRATLYAGDKPQLFARAQWAALRSPSRDMELGGGVEVKSDAGLLLRTESLRWDAERERLTSAGPVEMELGETMVTATRAYYVADGEKIVCDGRVQIRQGENYLTGEKLSADLRAETLEIAGGVRMRLRVEEGRELTETEGPLGAMKSLLEKAPKEAR comes from the coding sequence ATGCGCATCGCACTCCTGGCGGCAATAGCTCTCACCGCGGCGGCGGCAGTCGCCTACCTGTGGCTCACCGCGAGCCGCATTGCGCCGGAGCCGCAGCCGCGGCTTCCCGTCGCTCCCGAAATCCAGGTCAAGTTCGATCGCATCACCGTGCGCGGGCGGGCCGAGGGAGACCGCTACTGGGAGCTCGAGGCACAGAGCATCGAGATGACGCGGGACCAGAGCCTGACCCGGCTCCAAGGGCTGCGCCGCGCGACGCTGTACGCGGGCGACAAGCCCCAGCTCTTCGCTCGCGCACAATGGGCCGCGCTGCGGTCGCCGTCGCGCGACATGGAACTCGGCGGCGGCGTGGAAGTGAAATCCGACGCGGGCCTGTTGCTGCGCACGGAGAGTCTGCGTTGGGACGCGGAGCGCGAGCGCTTGACCTCCGCGGGGCCGGTTGAAATGGAATTGGGCGAGACTATGGTGACAGCGACGCGCGCGTACTACGTCGCGGACGGCGAGAAGATCGTGTGCGACGGCCGCGTGCAGATACGGCAGGGGGAGAACTACCTGACCGGCGAGAAGCTTAGCGCAGACCTACGGGCGGAGACGCTCGAAATCGCGGGGGGCGTGCGCATGCGACTCCGCGTCGAAGAGGGGCGCGAGTTGACCGAAACGGAAGGGCCGCTCGGCGCCATGAAAAGCCTGCTCGAGAAGGCGCCAAAGGAGGCACGCTAG
- a CDS encoding mechanosensitive ion channel: MTFWQRVFEQHPPELLLGQGLKIVGIIVGALIVNFLASRALRRVESRAQAVESMRVVEARRAVTTVGLARSIVRWAIFLVAAVMILREVGINPTPIIAGAGIVGLAVGFGAQTLVRDVVSGFFMILEGQLAVGDQAEVNGIYGVVDEIGLRATRMVVPGGQVRYFSNGTIANIVRYPAGSAPYLVSVPAAPDRVTETREAVMHILTDFDAQRKLFAGSPHPRDVLDLPTYGKVMRFVVAVLPGRKAAFEAAAAPRISTLLAERGLPVPQGREIIVQTDVSAADELPPGGAD, from the coding sequence ATGACTTTCTGGCAGCGCGTTTTCGAGCAGCATCCTCCGGAGCTGTTGTTGGGCCAAGGCCTGAAGATCGTCGGCATCATCGTCGGCGCCCTAATCGTCAACTTCCTGGCAAGTCGCGCGCTGCGCCGCGTGGAATCGCGCGCGCAGGCTGTGGAGTCCATGCGAGTGGTCGAGGCGCGCCGCGCGGTGACGACGGTGGGGCTCGCGCGCAGCATCGTCCGGTGGGCGATCTTCCTCGTCGCGGCGGTGATGATCCTGCGCGAAGTCGGCATCAACCCGACGCCGATCATCGCTGGCGCGGGCATCGTCGGGCTCGCCGTGGGCTTCGGCGCGCAGACGCTGGTGCGCGACGTCGTTTCCGGCTTCTTCATGATTCTCGAAGGGCAACTTGCGGTGGGAGATCAGGCGGAGGTCAACGGCATCTATGGTGTGGTGGACGAAATCGGCCTGCGCGCGACGCGCATGGTCGTCCCCGGAGGTCAGGTCCGCTATTTCAGCAATGGAACCATCGCCAACATCGTCCGCTATCCGGCGGGGTCGGCGCCGTACCTCGTTAGCGTCCCGGCTGCGCCCGATAGAGTCACCGAAACGCGCGAGGCGGTGATGCACATACTGACGGATTTCGATGCCCAGCGCAAACTGTTCGCCGGCTCGCCGCACCCGCGCGATGTCCTCGATCTGCCGACCTACGGCAAGGTGATGCGTTTCGTCGTCGCCGTGCTTCCGGGCCGTAAGGCTGCGTTCGAGGCCGCGGCGGCGCCGCGCATCAGCACCTTGCTCGCCGAGCGCGGCCTGCCCGTCCCGCAGGGCCGCGAGATCATCGTGCAAACCGACGTCTCCGCGGCCGATGAGCTGCCGCCCGGCGGCGCTGATTGA
- the lpxD gene encoding UDP-3-O-(3-hydroxymyristoyl)glucosamine N-acyltransferase has translation MPALTLKQIADELGGEAVGPAELLIAGAAGYEGAGETDLTFADNPRLLKVAEQSRAAALIVSREVASSVKPIIRTDNPRLAFAQALELFWPRQRPEPGIHPTAVVGAGVEIGADTYVGPCAVVGDGARLGRDVELHAVCSLGRNTEVGDGTIIHPHVTVYHDVRIGKRCIIHSGCVIGGDGFGFVRNGEGAHIKVPQVGTVIIEDDVEIGSNCAVDRATTDATVIGRGTKMDNLVQIGHNVKIGRNCIIVGQVGLSGSVEIGDGAVLAGQVGVADHITIGKGATVCAQAGVIGDIPEGAVVSGYPARPHKEQMKAEAALRRLPAALSELRALRRQLEALQERLKERDGS, from the coding sequence GTGCCTGCACTGACTCTGAAACAGATCGCCGACGAGTTGGGCGGAGAAGCGGTCGGCCCTGCCGAACTCCTGATCGCCGGAGCCGCGGGGTACGAGGGCGCCGGGGAAACCGACCTGACGTTCGCCGACAACCCGCGACTGCTCAAGGTCGCCGAGCAGAGCCGGGCAGCCGCGCTGATCGTGTCGCGGGAAGTGGCGTCATCGGTCAAGCCCATTATCCGCACCGATAACCCGCGGCTGGCGTTCGCCCAGGCGCTGGAACTGTTTTGGCCGCGGCAGCGGCCTGAGCCCGGCATTCATCCGACGGCGGTGGTCGGCGCGGGCGTGGAGATCGGCGCAGACACGTACGTCGGGCCGTGTGCGGTCGTCGGCGACGGGGCGCGGCTGGGACGCGACGTCGAACTGCACGCGGTATGCTCCCTCGGCCGCAACACCGAGGTCGGCGACGGGACGATCATCCATCCCCACGTCACCGTCTATCACGACGTGCGCATCGGCAAGCGCTGCATCATCCACTCCGGCTGCGTCATCGGGGGCGACGGCTTCGGGTTCGTGCGCAATGGCGAGGGCGCGCACATCAAGGTGCCCCAGGTGGGCACGGTCATCATCGAGGATGACGTGGAGATCGGCTCCAACTGCGCCGTGGACCGGGCGACGACCGATGCGACCGTGATCGGCCGCGGCACCAAAATGGACAACCTCGTGCAGATAGGCCACAACGTCAAGATCGGGCGCAACTGCATCATCGTCGGCCAAGTCGGCCTCTCCGGCAGCGTCGAGATCGGCGACGGCGCAGTCCTCGCCGGACAGGTCGGCGTAGCGGACCATATCACGATTGGCAAGGGCGCCACGGTCTGCGCGCAGGCCGGGGTGATTGGCGACATCCCCGAGGGTGCGGTCGTGTCCGGATACCCGGCGCGGCCGCACAAGGAGCAGATGAAGGCGGAGGCCGCCCTGCGCAGGTTGCCGGCGGCGCTGTCCGAGCTGCGCGCCTTGCGGCGGCAGCTTGAGGCGCTCCAGGAGCGCCTCAAGGAGCGGGACGGGAGCTGA
- the rmuC gene encoding DNA recombination protein RmuC, which yields MNGIDAALVVGLVVVVVLLAVIILRLKGAAAQPAPPELSWIRDSIAQQGESLAQIRERLAVAGEVSGVMQSGLGQARSLLERIQVQNEAYREAQERARETLSRLEAVLIGSHAKGRAGENVVAETLRCFPPDMVQNDVALGGKRVEFALVMCDGRLLPIDSKWPATDLLERFAQEENPETQRELGAEVEQHVLRRVREVAGYIDAERTMPWAVAAVPEAAFAACRSAQAQAHERGVVVVPYGMLIPYLLTIYNLHMRYATGADAAQTQARLAEIARLLDNMERTLEGKLYRANTMLANACSECGQYLAAMRTCVAGAADGARSSEQAGGPPQPAPPGTDDQ from the coding sequence ATGAACGGGATTGATGCGGCGCTCGTCGTCGGGCTGGTTGTCGTGGTGGTGCTGCTGGCAGTGATCATCCTGCGCCTCAAGGGGGCAGCGGCGCAGCCCGCTCCGCCGGAACTGTCCTGGATCAGAGACAGCATCGCGCAGCAAGGGGAATCGCTGGCGCAGATCCGCGAGCGACTTGCCGTCGCGGGCGAAGTCAGCGGGGTGATGCAATCGGGCCTCGGCCAGGCGCGGTCGCTCCTCGAACGCATACAAGTTCAGAACGAGGCATATCGCGAAGCCCAGGAGCGGGCGCGGGAAACGTTGAGTCGGCTCGAAGCGGTGCTCATCGGCAGCCATGCCAAGGGCCGCGCTGGCGAGAACGTCGTCGCCGAAACGCTGCGGTGTTTCCCGCCGGACATGGTGCAGAATGATGTGGCGCTTGGAGGGAAGCGCGTGGAATTCGCGCTCGTCATGTGCGACGGGCGCCTGCTGCCGATTGACTCGAAGTGGCCCGCGACGGATCTGCTGGAGCGCTTCGCGCAGGAAGAGAATCCCGAGACGCAGCGCGAACTCGGTGCCGAAGTGGAGCAGCACGTCCTGCGCCGGGTGCGCGAGGTGGCGGGATACATAGACGCCGAGCGGACCATGCCGTGGGCGGTGGCGGCGGTGCCGGAGGCAGCGTTCGCGGCATGCCGCAGCGCGCAAGCTCAGGCTCACGAGCGGGGCGTCGTGGTCGTCCCGTACGGCATGCTCATCCCGTATCTGCTGACGATCTACAACCTGCACATGCGCTACGCCACGGGGGCCGACGCGGCGCAGACGCAAGCGCGCTTAGCCGAGATCGCGCGGCTGCTCGATAACATGGAACGCACGCTTGAGGGCAAGCTCTACCGCGCCAACACAATGCTCGCCAACGCGTGCAGCGAATGCGGACAGTACCTGGCCGCAATGCGCACGTGCGTTGCCGGAGCGGCGGACGGGGCGCGCAGCAGCGAGCAAGCGGGAGGTCCGCCGCAGCCCGCACCGCCGGGCACCGACGACCAATAG